A stretch of the Thalassotalea euphylliae genome encodes the following:
- a CDS encoding efflux RND transporter permease subunit: protein MIASAVSRGTLVAVIALITTILGLAAALNIPVQMIPDLEVRTITVQTGWPGATPQDVEKEILIEQERYLRSLSNLKRMVSYAEMGQARIELEFPFGVDANDALIRVNNALSQVPAYPENVDQPRLFSSSFSGNAFMYFVLKPVQGNPLNLDVDLLRDFAEDYIRPRMESVSGVSEVGVRGGAQRQIQIKVDAARLAQRGISLPQLRTAIRNRNKDSSAGDIESGASRYLLRVIGRFEELSQLENLVITRRDNANILLKDVATVTLDHFETRRLSFNDGERTLSLSVRRESGSNVLAIKEAMLPVVADINRQLLAQNGLELKLTSDDVQYVQSSLNNVWVNLILGALLATLVMYFFLRSGKATLVGVMGIPICTIAAFFALMMFGRTINVISLAGVAFAIGMTVDNTIVVLEAIIQAKRQGVSKVKAAITGVSEVWPAVLASTSTTVLVFAPILFVEQEAGQLYSDIAIAISGAIIASMLVAIFIVPAALANISKKEDLKQGQQFTLSKRWLGLAMWSTKSKSRARTAALAFIVATLGAAYLLMPAAEYLPEGEEPKAFSMMIAPPNYNLSEMEKIGTELRAYFDQYVQAGGEDYASGKTNMPPLAYYSMSVSVGRIWLLSAPVEPDNINAMMTAITEKFRSYDNMRAFSARGSIISSNDGGTRAVAVDISGSNITELYQAAEAVYEQANVFFDNPQINSEPRSLTLDQPLIEIKPRWHRLAELNINNNDFGYSVAAMSDGAYVDEFILNDDKIDIFMFSGAGNQQNLEELAVTPIVTSAGQVLPLHALADLKESKNSNSVRRVDGNRTVTVYIIPPRIVALETAEQIVREQLLPTLWRDGKIAQGINVSISGAADQLEATKNSLSGNFLIALVLSYLLLVAIFTHWRYPMFILATVPLGMAGGLLGLVAVNGVNSLLSSMGISASHQPFDMITMLGFLILLGTVVNNPILIVDQTRRFVIDQGMAAKEAVIAAVNKRLKPILMSTATTIFGLAPLVLIPGEGTELYRGVGIIVLSGILVSTLLSLTFLPALLVAVIGDKPAMAAQPKLAQTS from the coding sequence ATGATAGCATCAGCGGTTAGTCGTGGAACCTTGGTCGCGGTAATTGCATTAATCACTACCATACTAGGCTTGGCGGCAGCACTTAATATTCCGGTGCAAATGATTCCTGATCTTGAGGTGCGTACAATCACAGTACAAACGGGGTGGCCGGGAGCAACGCCGCAAGATGTTGAGAAAGAAATACTCATTGAGCAAGAACGTTACTTACGCAGTTTATCAAACCTCAAACGCATGGTTTCTTATGCGGAAATGGGGCAAGCACGAATTGAGTTGGAGTTTCCTTTTGGTGTTGATGCGAATGACGCCTTGATTCGCGTGAATAATGCGCTTAGCCAAGTACCAGCGTACCCTGAAAACGTTGATCAGCCGCGCTTATTTTCTAGCTCATTTTCTGGCAATGCCTTTATGTACTTTGTGTTAAAACCCGTGCAAGGCAACCCGTTGAATCTAGATGTGGATTTACTGCGAGATTTTGCCGAGGATTATATTCGACCGCGTATGGAGAGCGTGTCAGGGGTGTCAGAAGTTGGCGTGCGTGGAGGGGCACAGCGACAGATTCAAATTAAAGTAGATGCTGCCCGCTTAGCGCAGCGGGGCATTAGTTTACCGCAATTACGCACGGCAATTCGCAATCGCAACAAAGATAGCTCCGCAGGTGATATTGAAAGTGGCGCCAGCCGCTATTTATTGCGTGTGATTGGTCGCTTTGAAGAACTTAGCCAGTTAGAAAATTTAGTGATTACCCGCCGTGATAATGCCAACATTCTGCTCAAAGACGTTGCAACGGTTACCTTAGATCATTTTGAAACACGTCGATTATCGTTCAACGATGGAGAACGCACGTTAAGTTTATCGGTCAGGCGAGAGAGCGGCTCGAACGTACTAGCCATTAAAGAAGCCATGCTGCCTGTTGTTGCCGATATTAACCGTCAGTTGCTGGCACAAAATGGCTTGGAATTAAAGCTGACCAGTGATGACGTGCAATACGTACAGAGTTCGCTTAACAATGTTTGGGTTAATTTAATTTTAGGCGCTTTGTTAGCCACCTTAGTCATGTACTTCTTTTTACGCTCGGGTAAAGCCACCTTAGTGGGCGTGATGGGGATTCCAATTTGCACTATTGCGGCATTTTTTGCGCTAATGATGTTTGGCCGCACAATCAATGTGATTTCACTAGCAGGCGTTGCCTTTGCCATTGGCATGACAGTAGATAATACCATTGTTGTACTAGAAGCGATTATTCAGGCGAAACGGCAAGGGGTTAGCAAAGTTAAAGCGGCTATTACTGGCGTTAGTGAAGTATGGCCAGCGGTACTGGCTTCTACTTCCACAACGGTATTAGTTTTTGCGCCAATTTTATTTGTTGAGCAAGAGGCAGGTCAGCTGTATTCAGATATTGCTATTGCCATTTCAGGCGCAATTATCGCGTCAATGTTAGTGGCGATATTTATTGTGCCAGCGGCACTGGCCAATATCAGCAAAAAAGAAGATCTCAAACAGGGGCAGCAGTTTACTTTATCAAAACGATGGCTTGGTTTGGCAATGTGGTCTACAAAGAGTAAATCAAGAGCTCGAACTGCCGCGCTTGCGTTTATTGTTGCTACATTAGGAGCTGCGTATTTGCTAATGCCAGCAGCAGAATATTTGCCGGAAGGTGAGGAGCCGAAAGCGTTTTCTATGATGATAGCACCGCCTAACTATAACTTATCGGAAATGGAGAAAATCGGCACTGAGCTTAGAGCCTATTTTGATCAGTATGTGCAGGCAGGCGGTGAAGACTATGCCAGTGGCAAAACCAATATGCCGCCACTGGCTTATTATTCAATGTCGGTTTCGGTTGGGCGAATTTGGCTGCTAAGCGCTCCTGTTGAGCCTGATAATATTAATGCCATGATGACGGCGATAACGGAAAAATTCCGCAGTTATGACAACATGCGCGCGTTCTCAGCAAGGGGGTCAATTATCTCAAGTAATGACGGTGGCACAAGAGCTGTCGCGGTTGATATTTCTGGTAGCAACATTACCGAGTTATACCAAGCAGCAGAGGCGGTTTATGAACAGGCCAATGTTTTTTTCGATAATCCGCAAATAAATTCAGAGCCAAGATCGCTAACACTAGACCAGCCCTTGATTGAAATTAAACCTCGCTGGCATCGCTTGGCTGAGCTCAACATCAACAATAATGATTTTGGCTACTCGGTTGCGGCAATGAGCGATGGTGCCTATGTCGATGAGTTTATTCTCAACGACGATAAAATTGATATTTTCATGTTTAGCGGTGCGGGCAATCAACAAAATTTGGAAGAACTTGCCGTCACTCCGATTGTTACATCTGCTGGGCAAGTGCTGCCATTACATGCACTTGCTGACTTGAAAGAGAGCAAAAATAGTAACTCGGTGCGCCGTGTCGATGGCAACCGAACCGTTACTGTTTATATTATTCCGCCGCGCATTGTTGCCCTAGAAACTGCTGAACAAATTGTGCGTGAACAGCTTTTGCCTACCCTTTGGCGCGATGGAAAAATAGCGCAAGGTATTAACGTGAGCATCAGTGGTGCAGCTGATCAATTAGAGGCAACTAAAAACTCACTCTCTGGAAATTTCTTAATCGCCTTAGTGTTAAGTTATTTGCTCTTGGTCGCCATTTTTACTCACTGGCGTTACCCTATGTTTATTTTGGCAACAGTGCCATTAGGCATGGCTGGCGGCTTGTTGGGGTTAGTTGCGGTTAATGGTGTTAATAGCTTGCTATCGTCAATGGGCATCTCGGCGAGCCATCAACCCTTTGATATGATCACCATGCTTGGGTTTTTAATCTTGTTAGGTACTGTGGTGAATAACCCCATTTTGATTGTTGACCAAACGCGCCGTTTTGTTATTGACCAAGGTATGGCGGCGAAGGAAGCAGTGATAGCAGCTGTCAACAAACGACTAAAGCCCATTTTAATGTCAACCGCAACGACCATATTTGGCCTAGCACCACTCGTTTTAATTCCTGGTGAAGGAACTGAGTTATATCGCGGCGTGGGCATTATTGTGCTGAGTGGTATTTTGGTATCTACGTTGTTGAGTTTAACATTCTTACCTGCCTTGTTGGTGGCGGTTATAGGTGACAAACCTGCCATGGCCGCACAGCCCAAATTGGCGCAAACGAGCTAA
- a CDS encoding nitroreductase family protein, whose translation MSHQIIKDLSDRYTVKKYDASKKISAEDMAVIKESLRLSASSINSQPWKFIILETDEAKKRFHDTFANMHQFNQPHATEASHVILFAYNPSYTKDDYRKVVDVEVSSGHLPEERYNDMLDGAFGFAEANTDEKGNNSDWTKAQTYLALGNTLHVLARLGIGSTPMEGVDPALISEIFAEELDGHVCDVALAMGYHKDGEDYNYGLPKARLPQEATITVL comes from the coding sequence ATGTCTCATCAAATTATCAAAGATTTAAGCGATCGTTACACCGTTAAAAAATACGACGCAAGCAAGAAAATTTCGGCTGAAGATATGGCAGTGATTAAAGAATCACTTCGCTTATCAGCGTCTTCAATTAACTCACAGCCGTGGAAGTTTATTATTCTTGAAACAGATGAAGCGAAAAAACGTTTCCACGACACATTTGCAAACATGCATCAGTTTAACCAACCACATGCAACCGAAGCATCGCACGTGATTTTATTCGCTTACAACCCAAGCTATACAAAAGATGACTACCGTAAAGTGGTTGATGTTGAAGTGTCTTCTGGTCACTTACCTGAAGAAAGATACAATGACATGTTAGATGGCGCGTTTGGTTTTGCTGAAGCAAATACTGATGAAAAAGGCAACAACAGTGATTGGACTAAAGCGCAAACATACTTAGCACTAGGCAATACACTACACGTGCTAGCGCGCTTAGGTATTGGCTCTACTCCGATGGAAGGTGTTGATCCTGCGCTTATCAGCGAAATTTTTGCTGAAGAGCTAGACGGCCATGTGTGTGACGTTGCGCTAGCAATGGGTTATCACAAAGATGGTGAAGACTATAACTACGGTCTACCAAAAGCACGCTTGCCTCAAGAAGCTACCATTACTGTGTTATAA
- a CDS encoding helix-turn-helix domain-containing protein, translating into MDQQPSLVLTEIVVRLLAESSVPAALTIEQCAQSLSMSMTSFRRKLAQEETSYKLIQQKYLNELCVKALLTEKPKIEALAISLGYSERATFERAFRQKFGITPSRFRELSLNHGAQRRQNLIAIANDLPPMPDSCAKLLAESDSGTLDLACAVAIIEKDPVFSGRVIGLASKAIYGKTPTDLREAIGRNLGITTVVNLAVLYAVKDALQHHVDPMIIERYCQAFELAPKLMQLTRKQTTSAWFADHALAEQMLVFGLLGIFLLAHQSTEHQALIVHSVSGIDDLSTLNHHLQQSLSLSLFGASSLLLSIWHLDAGIIKQLNQLEQICLSKSKASHESKLMMLLLNCLYRIAAEHQGVDDLFEKAELLGIEGFETIYQEFINQGCAA; encoded by the coding sequence GTGGATCAGCAACCGAGCCTTGTGTTAACTGAGATAGTTGTTCGTTTATTAGCGGAAAGCTCAGTGCCAGCGGCATTGACAATTGAGCAGTGCGCGCAGTCTTTGTCCATGAGTATGACGTCGTTTCGTCGCAAGCTAGCGCAAGAAGAAACCAGCTATAAACTAATCCAACAAAAGTACCTTAATGAACTTTGCGTTAAGGCTTTGCTTACTGAGAAACCCAAAATTGAAGCTCTGGCAATATCACTTGGCTACTCTGAGCGTGCGACTTTCGAGCGTGCTTTTCGACAAAAGTTTGGTATTACGCCATCAAGGTTTCGAGAGCTTTCGTTAAACCACGGGGCGCAGCGCCGTCAGAATTTAATTGCTATTGCCAACGACTTGCCACCTATGCCAGATAGCTGTGCTAAATTGCTCGCCGAAAGCGACAGTGGGACACTTGACTTGGCCTGTGCGGTTGCCATTATCGAAAAAGATCCTGTATTTTCCGGACGAGTTATCGGCCTTGCCAGCAAGGCCATTTATGGCAAAACGCCGACGGACTTACGCGAGGCTATAGGAAGAAATCTAGGAATAACAACGGTGGTTAATCTTGCGGTTTTATACGCTGTCAAAGATGCGCTACAACACCATGTAGATCCCATGATTATCGAACGTTATTGCCAAGCATTTGAGCTTGCTCCCAAGCTTATGCAACTAACGCGTAAGCAAACAACTTCTGCGTGGTTTGCCGATCATGCGCTAGCTGAGCAAATGTTGGTATTTGGTTTGTTAGGTATTTTTTTACTCGCGCATCAAAGTACAGAGCACCAAGCGTTAATTGTGCACTCGGTATCCGGTATTGATGATCTATCAACACTTAATCATCACCTACAGCAAAGCTTGTCGTTAAGTTTATTTGGCGCGTCTTCGTTATTGCTTTCCATTTGGCATTTAGATGCCGGAATCATTAAACAGCTCAATCAACTCGAACAAATTTGCTTGAGCAAGAGTAAAGCGAGCCATGAGAGTAAGCTAATGATGTTATTACTTAATTGTTTGTACCGCATCGCAGCTGAACATCAGGGCGTTGATGATTTGTTTGAGAAAGCTGAGCTACTTGGTATTGAAGGTTTTGAAACGATATATCAAGAATTTATAAATCAAGGCTGTGCTGCTTGA
- a CDS encoding PEP-CTERM sorting domain-containing protein (PEP-CTERM proteins occur, often in large numbers, in the proteomes of bacteria that also encode an exosortase, a predicted intramembrane cysteine proteinase. The presence of a PEP-CTERM domain at a protein's C-terminus predicts cleavage within the sorting domain, followed by covalent anchoring to some some component of the (usually Gram-negative) cell surface. Many PEP-CTERM proteins exhibit an unusual sequence composition that includes large numbers of potential glycosylation sites. Expression of one such protein has been shown restore the ability of a bacterium to form floc, a type of biofilm.) — protein MATLLKRMLIASSLLSASIAANASLITNGSFEQLLFDDSSKAQGQIFNTNLADFTQRNSAWDVFYNLPGWQTSYGNGIELQKNVVTNSQDGQYHVELDSHTRGASNSAMTQIIDSLVIGQNYQLEFYYKPRTNRDNDNAIHVYWHDADVNFDQSLQAKHIADGSRSAIPNWQVQTVQFKATATEMALSFASVGAQNTLGGLIDNVSLVAVSEPPVIALMLGGAALFGFRRRQANK, from the coding sequence ATGGCTACTCTATTGAAGCGCATGCTAATTGCGTCATCATTGCTAAGTGCAAGCATCGCAGCTAATGCATCGTTAATCACAAACGGAAGCTTTGAGCAGTTATTATTTGATGACAGTAGCAAAGCACAAGGGCAAATATTTAACACAAATCTTGCTGATTTCACCCAGAGAAATAGCGCTTGGGATGTGTTTTATAACTTACCCGGCTGGCAAACCAGTTATGGTAACGGCATTGAGCTACAGAAGAATGTTGTAACTAATTCACAAGATGGTCAATATCATGTTGAGCTTGATTCGCACACTAGAGGTGCCTCAAATTCAGCAATGACGCAAATCATCGACTCCTTAGTGATTGGTCAAAATTATCAGCTTGAGTTTTATTACAAGCCAAGAACTAATCGTGATAACGATAACGCTATTCATGTTTACTGGCATGATGCGGATGTTAATTTTGATCAGAGTTTGCAAGCTAAACATATTGCCGATGGCAGCCGCAGCGCGATTCCAAACTGGCAGGTGCAAACTGTGCAATTTAAAGCAACGGCAACAGAAATGGCATTAAGCTTTGCCTCGGTGGGTGCTCAAAACACACTAGGCGGTTTAATTGATAATGTTTCACTTGTTGCAGTTAGCGAGCCCCCTGTTATTGCACTTATGCTAGGTGGCGCAGCATTATTTGGCTTTAGACGCAGACAAGCGAATAAGTAG
- a CDS encoding alpha/beta fold hydrolase: MQSVITSHGIKLSYQDRGDKAAPAIILIMGLGAQMTVWPDELYFGLVDKGFRVIRFDNRDVGQSSQLDEFGDPSLVKSWLSTRFPSRLKVPYLLEDMAGDVLALMSSLKIKKAHLVGASMGGMIGQILAAQHKKRVLSLTSIMSSSSSPKISSTNMSVFLKLAKRPQPNAREAVIQYHMKMNRLIGSPKYPAKEQELRAQAKKNIERGYNPGGFKRQLAAITASGDRRKLAQKIKVPTLVIHGSADPVIPLSAGIETAKDIPKAKLKVVYGLGHDFPVPLMPKLAKWITKHALKAQEKSQEKLQKKARQKAKKKQAQAN; encoded by the coding sequence ATGCAGTCTGTTATTACCAGCCATGGCATCAAACTAAGTTATCAAGATAGAGGCGATAAAGCCGCACCAGCGATTATTTTGATCATGGGCTTGGGAGCACAAATGACAGTGTGGCCAGACGAATTGTATTTTGGCTTGGTTGATAAAGGTTTTCGGGTTATCCGTTTTGATAATCGTGATGTTGGCCAATCCAGTCAACTTGATGAATTTGGCGATCCTAGCTTAGTGAAAAGCTGGTTGAGTACTCGCTTTCCCTCTCGTTTGAAAGTGCCCTATTTACTCGAGGATATGGCGGGTGACGTATTGGCATTAATGTCATCCTTAAAAATTAAGAAAGCGCACTTAGTGGGCGCCTCTATGGGCGGGATGATTGGACAAATCTTAGCAGCGCAGCATAAAAAGCGGGTGTTAAGCTTAACATCAATTATGTCGTCTAGTTCAAGCCCGAAAATTTCTTCTACTAATATGAGCGTCTTTTTAAAACTTGCCAAAAGACCACAACCAAATGCTCGTGAAGCAGTGATCCAATATCACATGAAAATGAATCGATTAATTGGCAGCCCTAAATACCCTGCAAAAGAGCAGGAGCTGCGAGCACAAGCAAAGAAGAATATTGAAAGAGGCTATAATCCCGGAGGCTTTAAGCGCCAACTCGCGGCAATAACCGCAAGCGGTGATCGCCGTAAACTTGCACAGAAAATAAAAGTGCCAACGCTAGTTATTCATGGCAGTGCTGATCCCGTCATTCCATTAAGTGCAGGAATAGAAACCGCCAAAGATATCCCCAAAGCGAAACTGAAAGTTGTTTATGGCTTAGGGCATGACTTTCCTGTGCCCTTGATGCCTAAACTCGCCAAATGGATCACAAAGCACGCCCTAAAAGCCCAAGAAAAGTCACAAGAAAAATTACAAAAAAAGGCGCGACAAAAGGCCAAGAAAAAGCAGGCTCAAGCAAACTAG
- a CDS encoding alpha/beta fold hydrolase, with protein MDTLSAWQAAGELVKLNGQNIFVRQGGLKHGQVLVLIHGYPSASWDWQPIWNKLGQHFRLITLDMLGFGFSDKPIGVDYLIREQASLFTSLLKKLDVTDYHILAHDYGDTVAQELLARQLEPIADPKILSCCLLNGGLFPESHRPVLLQKLLLSPLGRVVTLFTTKSALKRNFHKIFGKNTPPSEEVIDGLWQLLMHNNGRRIMPKLIHYIVQRKQNRERWVGALTNAQVPLKYICGMTDPISGAHMAARFDELIADADVCELNDIGHYPQLEAPKQVLDAFFDFHHGQAPHEKPA; from the coding sequence ATGGATACATTATCAGCCTGGCAAGCAGCGGGCGAGCTGGTTAAATTAAATGGACAAAATATATTTGTTCGCCAAGGGGGATTAAAACATGGGCAAGTATTGGTGCTTATTCATGGTTATCCCAGTGCTAGTTGGGATTGGCAGCCCATTTGGAACAAACTAGGACAGCACTTTCGCCTGATCACCTTAGACATGTTAGGTTTTGGTTTTTCCGACAAACCAATTGGTGTTGATTATCTCATTCGTGAACAAGCGAGCTTGTTCACTAGCTTGTTAAAAAAACTTGATGTGACTGATTACCATATACTGGCTCATGACTATGGTGACACGGTTGCTCAAGAGTTGTTGGCTCGCCAACTTGAACCAATTGCCGACCCTAAAATTCTTAGTTGTTGCTTACTTAATGGTGGTTTGTTTCCAGAATCACATCGTCCTGTACTGTTGCAAAAACTATTGCTGTCGCCACTGGGAAGGGTAGTAACCCTATTCACTACTAAATCAGCGTTAAAACGCAATTTCCATAAGATCTTTGGTAAAAATACGCCACCTAGTGAAGAGGTGATTGATGGCTTATGGCAATTGCTGATGCACAATAATGGCCGAAGAATAATGCCTAAGTTGATTCACTATATTGTTCAGCGCAAACAAAATCGCGAGCGTTGGGTGGGCGCATTAACCAATGCTCAAGTTCCGCTAAAATATATTTGTGGCATGACTGACCCGATTTCAGGGGCGCATATGGCTGCTAGATTTGATGAGTTAATCGCTGACGCCGATGTGTGTGAGTTAAACGATATTGGGCACTATCCACAGTTAGAAGCGCCCAAACAAGTACTAGATGCTTTTTTTGATTTTCATCATGGGCAAGCACCTCACGAAAAGCCTGCTTAA
- a CDS encoding DUF1501 domain-containing protein, with protein MNRRNFLKASSLSASAAMTASMAGLGALLNSRNAQAAEEDYKALVCVFLYGGMDNHDTIIPYDTEGYSQWSQIRSSMLSNYKIPRTRENLLPITSSASRFGERTFALPPEMKGLQQLYQQGHMAVVGNVGPLVEVTSATSFNNDTARLPARLFSHNDQQSTWMSGTTEGAQLGWAGQLNDALIQSGQQSVNTFSAITTSETELLLTGEQTTPFHVQGDSAVSLDILDETSGALQAQLLSHFSGQNTSQGAIIQRDLAGKINQAYQANKLYSQALNSTSSSNLTMPNTRLGRQLGTVAKTINARSQLQSKRQLFIVAIGGFDTHSGQAQSLPQLQQMLDDAILGFYQNISALNLADKVTLFTASDFGRTLAVNGDGTDHGWGAHHFVVGGAVNGGHVFGDIPPASFNHQFDAGSGRLIPTTSVEQYVANFGAWLGLSEAELATVFPNLTNFAERPTLFKTELA; from the coding sequence ATGAACAGACGTAACTTTTTAAAAGCAAGCTCCCTATCTGCTAGCGCAGCAATGACGGCTTCAATGGCTGGTCTAGGTGCACTGCTAAATAGCCGAAATGCGCAAGCTGCTGAAGAAGACTATAAAGCGCTGGTGTGCGTGTTTCTATATGGCGGCATGGACAATCATGACACCATCATCCCCTATGACACTGAAGGTTATAGCCAGTGGTCACAAATTCGTTCATCTATGCTAAGCAACTATAAAATACCTAGAACAAGAGAGAACCTGCTACCTATTACTAGCTCGGCAAGTCGCTTTGGTGAGCGCACTTTTGCTTTGCCGCCCGAAATGAAAGGATTACAGCAATTGTATCAACAAGGTCATATGGCGGTTGTTGGCAATGTTGGTCCTTTAGTTGAAGTAACGTCAGCAACAAGTTTCAATAACGATACAGCTCGGTTGCCAGCCCGTTTGTTCTCTCATAATGATCAGCAGTCAACGTGGATGTCGGGCACTACTGAGGGAGCACAATTAGGTTGGGCTGGTCAATTAAATGATGCGCTCATTCAGTCAGGTCAACAGTCTGTGAACACCTTCTCAGCAATTACAACTTCGGAAACGGAGTTACTGCTCACTGGTGAACAAACGACGCCATTTCATGTACAAGGTGATAGCGCCGTTAGCCTAGATATACTTGATGAAACTAGCGGCGCTCTGCAAGCTCAATTGCTTTCACACTTTAGTGGTCAAAACACCAGTCAAGGCGCGATAATTCAGCGAGACTTGGCTGGAAAAATAAATCAAGCATATCAAGCTAATAAGCTTTACAGCCAAGCGCTAAACTCCACTAGCAGTAGTAATCTTACCATGCCAAACACGAGATTGGGTCGTCAGCTTGGTACAGTTGCAAAAACCATTAATGCTCGCAGTCAGCTGCAAAGCAAGCGCCAGCTCTTTATAGTAGCCATAGGAGGATTTGATACTCATTCAGGTCAAGCACAAAGCCTACCTCAGCTTCAACAAATGCTAGATGACGCAATACTTGGCTTTTATCAAAATATTTCAGCGTTAAATTTGGCAGATAAAGTCACTTTGTTCACCGCGTCTGATTTTGGTAGAACGCTAGCTGTTAATGGTGATGGCACCGATCATGGCTGGGGAGCACATCATTTTGTTGTTGGTGGTGCAGTAAACGGTGGCCATGTGTTTGGTGATATACCGCCAGCGAGTTTCAATCATCAGTTTGATGCTGGCAGTGGGCGCTTGATTCCAACAACCTCAGTTGAACAGTATGTCGCTAATTTCGGCGCTTGGCTGGGCCTTAGTGAAGCAGAGCTTGCGACCGTATTTCCAAACCTAACAAACTTTGCTGAACGGCCAACCCTGTTTAAAACCGAGTTGGCCTAG